The genomic window CCGAGGGGAACACGGATGGTAGCTACTTTAGATGATACGAAACGCAATGCTATTGCTCTGAAATTAGCAGACCTGAAAGCACTCCAACAATTAGTCATTGAAAAAGAGCAACTCTTTTTGAAAGAAGGACTTGATGCCGAAATTGCTGATCGCATCCGAAATTTCCTTAATGATGATGAAAAAAATCTTGGCGTTCTGGAAACTGTGATTGGTCAGTATGGCATTCAGGCTGAACCAAGAAATATCGTTAGAGAATTCATTGAAAAATCGAGAGAATTGTTCAAAAGTTCTGAGTTAAGCCTGTATGACAAAGTATCTCAGCATGAATTGCTGAAACATCAACTAGTAACCACTGGCTTGATAATTCACAAGGCTGCTCAAAAAGTTGGTGCTGACGTTTTACTAGCGATCGCACCTTTGAATACCGTTAATTTTGAGAACCGCGCTCACCAAGAACAACTCAAAGGTATTTTAGAAATTCTCGGTGTCCGCGAACTCACTGGACAAGATGCAGATCAAGGAATTTGGGCCCGTGTTCAAGACGCTTTGGCCGCAGTCAGTGGTGTGGTCGGTAGTGCTGTTACCCAAAGCAGCGACAAAAAGGATATAAATATCCAAGATGTTATCCGCCTCGATCATGGCAAGGTAAATACCCTATTTACCGAACTCCTGCAAAGCGATAATCCACAGAAGATCCAAGAGTACTTCGGTCAAATTTATAAGGATCTAACTGCTCACGCCGAAGCTGAAGAGGAAGTAGTATATCCAAAAGTACGTCCTTTCTACGGCCAAGATAACACTCAAGAATTGTATGACGAACAAGCCCAGATGAAGCGGGTGTTAGATAAAATTAAGGCTATCAGCCCTTCTTCATCTGAATTCAAAGATCAAGTTAAACAGCTTATGGAAGCTGTTGGCGATCATATTCGTCAAGAAGAAAGCACAATGTTTGCTGCCATCCGCAACAACTTGAGCACTGAGCAAAGCGAGCAACTGGCTACTGAATTCAAAGCTGCTAAGACCCGAATTCAACAAAAGCTAGGTGTTGTTAATGAAGCGAATGTGTAGAATGCTTTCGAGCTTTCTACATCCGCTAAAAAAAGTTAGTTAAACAAAAACTCCCAGCAGATCAGCGCTGGGAGTTTTTGTTTAAAAATTCTGCTGACAGTATTTATAAGCCGTATAGGCCATAGTCACAACCCCGGTAATAATAGCAGATTCATCAACTTCAAATTGGGGATGGTGTAATGGGTGGTTAATGATTCTTTCTTTGTAGCCTACACCCAAGCGAAACATCGAACCGGGAGCGTGTTCCAAATACATAGAAAAATCTTCAGATCCAAGGGAGGGTTCGAGTAAAACTTGGACGCGATCGCTACTCCAAGCTTCTTCTGCGGCTGATTGCAACAATTGCGTCAGGGTGTAATCATTTTGGACGCTAGGTACGCCCTGGCAATAATTGACTTCATACTTTGCCCCGTAAGTATGGCAGATATTAGATACAATGTTTTCAATCCAGTTCGGGAGATCGGCACGGGTTTCGGGATGGAGCGATCGCACGGTTCCTAATAACTGCACTTTATCCGCAATTACATTCGGCGCTTTGCCACCATTAATCTTCCCTATGCTCAATACTACAGGACGCAAGGCATTTTGTGTCCGGCTGATAGCTTGTTGTAGTGCAGTAATCACTTGGCAAGCAATCCAAATTGCATCAATTGCCTCATGGGGACGCGCCCCGTGCCCAGATTCTCCCATAATCAGAATCTCTAAATTATCAGAGGCGGCTGTTAATGCTCCGTAACGCACACCAATAGATCCTGCGGGTATAGAAGGGAAAACATGAACCCCTAATACAGCCGAGACGTTTTCCATCGCCCCATCTTTCATCAT from Nostoc sp. UHCC 0926 includes these protein-coding regions:
- a CDS encoding hemerythrin domain-containing protein; this encodes MVATLDDTKRNAIALKLADLKALQQLVIEKEQLFLKEGLDAEIADRIRNFLNDDEKNLGVLETVIGQYGIQAEPRNIVREFIEKSRELFKSSELSLYDKVSQHELLKHQLVTTGLIIHKAAQKVGADVLLAIAPLNTVNFENRAHQEQLKGILEILGVRELTGQDADQGIWARVQDALAAVSGVVGSAVTQSSDKKDINIQDVIRLDHGKVNTLFTELLQSDNPQKIQEYFGQIYKDLTAHAEAEEEVVYPKVRPFYGQDNTQELYDEQAQMKRVLDKIKAISPSSSEFKDQVKQLMEAVGDHIRQEESTMFAAIRNNLSTEQSEQLATEFKAAKTRIQQKLGVVNEANV
- a CDS encoding M20 family metallopeptidase, which encodes MLTRIKDLAAELAPRLIEIRRHIHSHPELSGQEYQTAAYVAGVLSSSGLHVQEGIGKTGVIGELQGTSQNDRLLAIRTDMDALPIQEGTNLEYASGAEGIMHACGHDVHTTVGLGTAMVLSQVAEELGGKVRFLFQPAEEIAQGANWMMKDGAMENVSAVLGVHVFPSIPAGSIGVRYGALTAASDNLEILIMGESGHGARPHEAIDAIWIACQVITALQQAISRTQNALRPVVLSIGKINGGKAPNVIADKVQLLGTVRSLHPETRADLPNWIENIVSNICHTYGAKYEVNYCQGVPSVQNDYTLTQLLQSAAEEAWSSDRVQVLLEPSLGSEDFSMYLEHAPGSMFRLGVGYKERIINHPLHHPQFEVDESAIITGVVTMAYTAYKYCQQNF